In Cumulibacter soli, the genomic window GTGCTCATAGCGTTACTCACTGCCCCGCAGAAGGACGTCGCGGAGCGGCGTGGTTAGCGGCCGAGGATGGAGCGGGCCATCACCACACGCTGAATCTGATTGGTGCCTTCGTAAATCTGGGTGATCTTGGCGTCGCGCATCATCCGCTCGACCGGGAAGTCGCGGGTGTAGCCAGCACCGCCGAGCAGTTGTACGGCGTTCGTGGTGACCTCCATCGCGGTGTCCGAGGCCAAGCACTTGGCCGCAGAGGAGATGAAGCCGAGGTTCGGCTCACCGCGCTCGGCGCGGGCCGCTGCGATGTAACACATCTGCCGCGCGGCCTCGATCTTCATCGCCATGTCCGCGACCATCCACTGCACACCCTGGAAGTCCGAAATCGCCGAACGGAACTGCTTACGGTCCTTGATGTACGACACCGCTACGTCGAGCGCGCCCTGCGCTACACCGACGGCCTGAATGCCGATCGTGGGGCGGGTGTGATCGAGGGTTTTCAGCGCCGTCTTGAAACCGGTGTCCTCCTCGCCGATCATCCGGTCAGCGGGAATGACGCAATTAGTGAAATGCAGCTCGCAGGTCGGCGAACCCTTGATGCCCATCTTCTTTTCCTTGGCACCGACTTCGAACCCTTCATCGTCCTTGTGGACGACGAACGCGGAGATGCCATTGGCGCGCTTTTCCGGGTCGGTGGAGGCCATCACGGTGTACCAGTCGGAGTGACCGGAGTTGGTGATCCATGCCTTCGTGCCGTTCAGCACGTAGGTGTCGCCGTCTCGAACGGCGCGCGTCTTCATCGCGGCGGCGTCCGAGCCGGCCTCGCGCTCGGACAGTCCGTAGCTGATCATCGATTCGCCGGACGCGATTGAGGGCAGCACCTTTTGCTTGAGCTCTTCGGAGCCCGACAGGATGATCGGCATCGAGCCGAGTTTGTTGACCGCCGGGATCAGCGAGCTAGACATGCAGACGCGCGCGACCTCTTCGATCACGATGCAGGCGGCGATCGAGTCTGCGCCGGCGCCGTCGTACTGCTCGGGGATGTGCACCGCCTGGAAGCCTGCCTTGGTGAGTTCATCCCGAGCTTCCTGCGGGAACCGCGAGTTCTCATCGACATCGGCGGCGTGCGGTTCGATCTTGTCCTCGCAGAGTTCACGAACCGACTGGCGAAGGTATTCGTGCTCCTCGCTCAGCTGGTAAAGATCGAAGTCAGGATTCATGGTCAGCCTTCCGGAGCGATGCAAATGTATTACTCCGAGCCTACAACCGATCACACCTCCGACGACACGGAGTTAACGCTGCTGTAAACGTTCGTTCTTCGCCAGCGCGACGTCGCGTAGTTCCGTCTGAAACTCACTCATCCGAGCCGTCAACGCGGCGTCTCCCGAGGCAAGCATCCGGACCGCGAGCAGGCCCGCATTGCGCGCGCCACCGATCGACACCGTCGCCACCGGGACCCCTGCCGGCATCTGCACGATCGACAGCAACGAGTCCATGCCATCGAGGTACTTCAGCGGCACGGGTACGCCGATCACCGGCAACGTGGTCACCGAAGCGACCATGCCCGGCAGGTGCGCAGCCCCGCCGGCACCAGCGATGATCACCCGCAGCCCGCGTTCGGCGGCGCTCTCGGCGTACGCGATCATCTCGTGCGGCATCCGGTGCGCGGAGACCACCTGTGCCTCATAACTGATGCCGAACTCCTCCAGAGCACCAGCGGCGTCCTGCATGACCGGCCAGTCGGAATCGCTGCCCATGATGATGCCGACGTCGGGCGTTTCAGTGCTCATCGAGAACTCCAGTCCGAAGGTAGGTCGCGGCCGCTGACGTGATCTCGCGAAGCCGGTCGAGATTGTCGCCGTACGCCGTGACGTGGCCGATCTTGCGTCCCGGACGTACTTGTTTGCCGTAGAGATGGATCTTGATCTCCGGCCATCGGGCCATCAGATGGTGCACTCGTTCATCGATGCCCGGTCCGCCTTCGTCCCCGCCGAGGACGTTCGCCATCACGGTGTACGGCGCTCGCGAGGTACTCGCGCCGAGGGGGTAGTCGAGGACGGCGCGCAGGTGCTGCTCGAACTGGCTGGTGACGGCGCCGTCGATGCTCCAATGGCCGGAGTTGTGCGGGCGCATCGCGAGTTCGTTGATCAGGAATTCGCCGCCGGTCGTCTCGAACAGTTCAACGGCCATCACGCCGACGACGTCAAGTTCGTGAGCCAGCGAGATCGCCATCGCGGTGATCTGCTCCGCCGCCGAGGCGGACAGTTGCGGCGCCGGCGCGATGACCTCGACGCAGATGCCGTCCTGCTGAACAGTCTCAACGACCGGCCACGCGCTGACCTGACCGAACGTAGAGCGGGCGACCATCGCGGCGACCTCGCGGCGCAACGGCACCATTTCCTCGGCGAGCATCTCGAAGCCCGCGGTCTGCGAATCTGCGACGACCTGTGCTGCCTCGGCGGCGTCGCGGACGATCCAGACGCCCTTACCGTCGTACCCGCCGGTTGCGGCCTTGATCACGACCGGCCACGTGCCGCCGGCGAACTCTTCGATGTCCGCGGCGTTGCGCACCCGTTCCCATCGGGGCTGCTGCGCGCCGCCCCAGGCCGCAATTCGGCGACGCATGACCAGTTTGTCCTGCGCGTGCAGTAAGGCCTTCGACCCGGGGAAAACCTTCACCCCGGAATCCTCGAGATGTTTGATCAACGCGCCCGGAACATGCTCGTGATCGAAGGTGACGACATCGCATTCGGCGGCGAATGCCGTGAGGTCGTCAGCGTTCAGGTGGCTGCCAATCTGCACGTCGTGCGCGACCAGCGCTGCCGATTCGTCAGCTCCCACGCTCATCACCCGCACTGACTGTCCGAGTGCGATCGCCGCCTGATGGGTCATTCGGGAGAGTTGGCCTCCGCCGACCATTCCGACGACAGGGAGTCCGGTGCGCTTATCCACCGCACCACTCTAGCGAGCGCGCTCACCGGGTTTCGGCACTGCACGTCACCGGCGCAGGTCAGTCAA contains:
- the purE gene encoding 5-(carboxyamino)imidazole ribonucleotide mutase, coding for MSTETPDVGIIMGSDSDWPVMQDAAGALEEFGISYEAQVVSAHRMPHEMIAYAESAAERGLRVIIAGAGGAAHLPGMVASVTTLPVIGVPVPLKYLDGMDSLLSIVQMPAGVPVATVSIGGARNAGLLAVRMLASGDAALTARMSEFQTELRDVALAKNERLQQR
- a CDS encoding acyl-CoA dehydrogenase, with the translated sequence MNPDFDLYQLSEEHEYLRQSVRELCEDKIEPHAADVDENSRFPQEARDELTKAGFQAVHIPEQYDGAGADSIAACIVIEEVARVCMSSSLIPAVNKLGSMPIILSGSEELKQKVLPSIASGESMISYGLSEREAGSDAAAMKTRAVRDGDTYVLNGTKAWITNSGHSDWYTVMASTDPEKRANGISAFVVHKDDEGFEVGAKEKKMGIKGSPTCELHFTNCVIPADRMIGEEDTGFKTALKTLDHTRPTIGIQAVGVAQGALDVAVSYIKDRKQFRSAISDFQGVQWMVADMAMKIEAARQMCYIAAARAERGEPNLGFISSAAKCLASDTAMEVTTNAVQLLGGAGYTRDFPVERMMRDAKITQIYEGTNQIQRVVMARSILGR
- a CDS encoding 5-(carboxyamino)imidazole ribonucleotide synthase, producing the protein MDKRTGLPVVGMVGGGQLSRMTHQAAIALGQSVRVMSVGADESAALVAHDVQIGSHLNADDLTAFAAECDVVTFDHEHVPGALIKHLEDSGVKVFPGSKALLHAQDKLVMRRRIAAWGGAQQPRWERVRNAADIEEFAGGTWPVVIKAATGGYDGKGVWIVRDAAEAAQVVADSQTAGFEMLAEEMVPLRREVAAMVARSTFGQVSAWPVVETVQQDGICVEVIAPAPQLSASAAEQITAMAISLAHELDVVGVMAVELFETTGGEFLINELAMRPHNSGHWSIDGAVTSQFEQHLRAVLDYPLGASTSRAPYTVMANVLGGDEGGPGIDERVHHLMARWPEIKIHLYGKQVRPGRKIGHVTAYGDNLDRLREITSAAATYLRTGVLDEH